Genomic segment of Cronobacter dublinensis subsp. dublinensis LMG 23823:
AATGTTCTCGAAATCCCTAATGGTAACACTGGCCTGATTGATATTTCAGTGTTCAATAACGGTAATTACCGTGCGAGTACCGACAATAAGAGCGTTGAACCATGGAAAAACCAGAGCCGCGTAAGTAATTATCGTATCGATATTAACGCCAGGACGGTGCAGAAGCTGAGCGAATATTATTCCGGGCCTGAAGGTTATAGTAGTTTATGCGGAGCGAAGCAGATTATGCCGAACGGTAATCTGGTGGTTTGCTATGGCGGAGCCACTTTCGATGGTACCGGTCTTACCATGACATGCGATCCGGGCTACAGCGACGTGGATTACGGTGTCTGGGATGACAGCGCCGAAGGAAAACTACCGCTGAGGGAGCTCGACGAGCAAGGCAATATTCTGCTTGATATCACGATCGGCTCAGGGTTAGCACGAAGTAAGAACGATGATCCGACCATGTTCCGTTACAACATCACTTGTTTCAGAGCTTACAAGTTACCGCTATTTGGTTAAGCGAAATGTAACGCTGCGTTTGGCGCAGCGTTAACAGCGCAGCCCTCTGCGCAAACAGAGGGCCGGAGGGGTCAGACGTTTTTACGTTCGATAGTCTGTTCGCCCCAGAAGAGCGAATCCGCATCGGTTTTCTTAAAGGCCCGGATAAGCACTTCATCGCTGCCTTCTTCCCAGATTTTCTCGGCCATCACCTCGTCATAGTCGGCCACTTCGAAAATCGCTTCGGCGATTTCAGGCGACGTATTACGCAGGCTGGCCCATTCTCCCACGTGATGGGATTTCGATTCTTGTGTCGGCATGATTTCCTCCAGTGAAGTAAGTGGGTTAGCCTTTCATTTTGACGGCGAGGCCCGCCACGTATTCGCCCTGATAGCGGGCGATAGCCAGTTCTTCCTGGCTTGGCTGGCGCGAGCCGTCGCCGCCTGCGATTGTGGTCGCGCCGTAAGGCGTGCCGCCGCGTACCGTGGAAATATCAAACAGCTCCTGCGCCCCATAACCGATAGGCACAATGATCATTCCATGATGAGCAAGGGTAGTCCATGTAGAAGAAATGGTGTGTTCCTGACCGCCGCCGGTGCCGGTTGAGCTAAAGACGCTCGCCAGTTTGCCGTACAGCGCGCCGGAGGCCCACAGGCCGCCCGTCTGGTCGAAGAAAGTACGCATCTGGCCGGACATATTGCCAAAACGGGTCGGAGTGCCAACGATAATGGCGTCGTAATCCGCGAGCTCCTGCGGAGTGGCGACCGGGGTGTCCTGCGCTTTGCCGCCGGCTTTAGTGAAGGCTTCCGCCTGCATGGTTTCCGGAACGCGCTTAATAGTCACTTCCGCGCCCTGAACCTTTTCAACGCCCTCGGCCACCGCGTGCGCCAGCGTTTCGACATGCCCGTACATGGAATAATAAAGCACCAGAACTTTCGCCATCAGCCTTGCTCCTGTATCAGTGTTTGCCCACAGCCTGTATCGCTGCGCTCATTCATAAAGGATATGCGTCCATACGCAGAGTGCAAATGACGAGGCGAAAAACCTTAAGAAATAAGAATTTACCTGTAACAGCGCCATTTGTAGTATCAGGTCACATTTTCAGAGCGGCAGAATTTTTCAATCATAAGAATACTTTATTAATCGCTTCGCCAGATTCCTCGCCGAAACGCCAGATTGATGTTGCTAAATGTTTCCAGAAAGTGGCAAAGCACGCCGCCCTGGCTAAGCTTTGAATCACGCGGCAACGATAACGGCTAAGGCCAGACGCCGTGAGGTGAAAGAATCCTCTTTTACTGAATGCAGTATGATGTCTAATGATTCGCACAATCTGGAGGTCAGAAATGGCAAACCATCGTGGTGGTTCAGGTAATTTCGCAGAAGATCGTGACAGAGCATCAGAAGCAGGTCGTAAAGGTGGCCAGCAGAGCGGCGGGAACTTCAAAAATGACCCGCAACGCGCTTCCGAAGCTGGGAAAAAAGGGGGTAAAAACAGTCATGGCGGCGGACGTAGTTAGCGCCTCGCATGACCGTTATTAACCGCCGTAGCTGAACATGCAGGTTAATAACCACCCTCTGACCGCCGGTCGCCCCCGGCGGTTTTTTTATGCCTGCGAGGGCGGTTTATGTGGCGTGAGCGCCGCATCCGGCGCGCTCTGACGGCGGCTTAGCAGGGCGTTTAACGCGATAGCCCCGAAGGTTGCTGTACCGATGCCGCCAAGCGTAAAGCCGCCGATCGTCAGTGCAAAATCACCTGCGCCAAGCACCAGCGTCACGGCGACCATAATCAGGTTGCCGTTCTGGCTGAGATCCACATGGTTCTGCACCCAGATGCGCGCGCCCGCCACCGCAATCAGCCCGAAGACCACAATCGACGCGCCGCCAATCACCGGCCCTGGAATGGTATGAATAAGCGCCCCGAATTTCGGCGAGAAGCCGAGCAGGAGCGCTATCATCGCCGCCGCCACGAACACCAGCGTTGAGTAGACCTTCGTCACCGCCATCACGCCGATATTCTCGGCATACGTGGTAACGCCGCTACCGCCCACCGCGCCGGAGAGCATTGTCGCGAGCCCGTCGCCGACAAATGCGCGTCCCATATACGGGTCCATATTGCGCCCGGTCATGCCCGCCACCGCTTTCAGGTGCCCGAGGTTTTCCGCGACCAGAATGACCGCTACCGGCGCAATCAGCATGATCGCCTGCACGTTAAACATCGGCGCGGCGAAGTGCGGCAGCCCGAACCACGCGGCCTGCGCCACCGGCGTGAAATCGACCGGCGTGCCGA
This window contains:
- the rutG gene encoding pyrimidine utilization transport protein G, with product MANSWFPHWRKAAGPAGGVVAPDETLSTGQTLVMGVQHAVAMFGATVLMPLLMGLDPNLSILMSGIGTLLFFVITGGRVPSYLGSSAAFVGVVIAATGFSGQGLNPNMSVALGGIIACGLLYTLIGVVVMKSGTRWIERLMPPVVTGAVVMAIGLNLAPIAVKGVSASAFDGWMAVMTVLCIGLVAVFTRGMVQRLLILMGLLAAWALYALFTNVLGLGTPVDFTPVAQAAWFGLPHFAAPMFNVQAIMLIAPVAVILVAENLGHLKAVAGMTGRNMDPYMGRAFVGDGLATMLSGAVGGSGVTTYAENIGVMAVTKVYSTLVFVAAAMIALLLGFSPKFGALIHTIPGPVIGGASIVVFGLIAVAGARIWVQNHVDLSQNGNLIMVAVTLVLGAGDFALTIGGFTLGGIGTATFGAIALNALLSRRQSAPDAALTPHKPPSQA
- a CDS encoding YccJ family protein encodes the protein MPTQESKSHHVGEWASLRNTSPEIAEAIFEVADYDEVMAEKIWEEGSDEVLIRAFKKTDADSLFWGEQTIERKNV
- the wrbA gene encoding NAD(P)H:quinone oxidoreductase, which gives rise to MAKVLVLYYSMYGHVETLAHAVAEGVEKVQGAEVTIKRVPETMQAEAFTKAGGKAQDTPVATPQELADYDAIIVGTPTRFGNMSGQMRTFFDQTGGLWASGALYGKLASVFSSTGTGGGQEHTISSTWTTLAHHGMIIVPIGYGAQELFDISTVRGGTPYGATTIAGGDGSRQPSQEELAIARYQGEYVAGLAVKMKG
- a CDS encoding con-10 family general stress protein, with the translated sequence MANHRGGSGNFAEDRDRASEAGRKGGQQSGGNFKNDPQRASEAGKKGGKNSHGGGRS